Part of the Arthrobacter sp. MMS18-M83 genome is shown below.
CCTGGACCAAGGACGTCAAGGCAGCCATGCAGCTGCTGCGCATCGACGCCGACTTCGCACAGCGCAACGTCAACGAAGGCTTCTCCGGCGGCGAGAAGAAGCGCGTGGAGATCCTCCAGCTCGAACTCTTCAAGCCGAAGTTCGCCGTGCTTGACGAGACCGACTCCGGGCTCGACGTCGACGCGCTCAAGGTCGTCTCCGAGGGCGTCAACCGCGCCCACGCCACGGGCAACATGGGTACCTTGCTCATCACCCACTACACCCGCATCCTGCGCTACATCAAGCCGGACTTCGTCCACGTGTTTGTTGATGGCCAGGTTGTCGAAGAGGGCGGCCCCGAATTGGCCGACCGCCTCGAAGAAGAAGGCTACGACCGTTACGCCACGGGCGCCGGCGCAGCCACCATTGCTGCTGCCGCAGCAGCACAGGCCTAGTTAGGACTCCCGCCATGACCGAAATCAACGCGGCTCGCACCAGCCTCGAGGACGTCGAGGAGGCGCTCAAGGATGTCATTGACCCGGAACTCGGTGTCAACGTGGTGGACCTTGGGCTGCTCTACGGTCTGAAGTACTCGGAGGAGGACGGCGCGCTGCTCATCGACATGACGTTGACCACCGCAGCTTGTCCGCTGACGGATGTCCTTGAAGAGCAGGTTGGCCAGTCTCTCGACGGCATCGTGGACGACTGGCGCCTCAACTGGGTATGGATGCCGCCATGGGGTCCCGAGCGGATCACCGACGACGGCAAAGACCAGATGCGGGCCCTCGGCTTCAACATCTAGGTCCCACCGCCTTGGAGTACGACGACGGCCGGTCACCTTCCCTGGAAGGTGACCGGCCGTCGTCGTACCCTCGTCGAGTGCGCTTAAGGCTGGGCCACGCCGAAACTTGTGGCGTCACAGAAAGCCGCGAACCCGCGCCAGAGGCTAAAATTCGATGATGCCTTTTCTGGACAAACTTCAGCTCTGGGCCGATGAACGCCCTGACGACGCCGCCGTCGTCGTGGGCGGCAAACGGCTCAACTGGGCAGACCTTCGAGACGCCGCTACCTTGCGTCTGGAAGAGACTGCCGAGACGACGATACTCGCCGAGCCCAATTCCCTGGACTTCGTGGTGGCCTACGCGGCCGCCGTGGCGGGCGGACGGTGCTGCGCCGTGCTCGACCCTCTCTGGCCGCAGACCATGATCGATGAGGTCGCCCAGGGGATTGGACAAGCCGGGCCCGCCCAAGCGTCGGCTATCGGCCGGGAGCTTGCCGACGGCGACGAGCTGGCCGACGGCCATCCCGACACCACATTCCTGGTCGGCCTGACCTCTGGAACCACGTCCGTCCCCAAAGCCTTCACTCGTTCACGGCGCTCGTGGCAGGTCTCGTTCGAGGCCTCCATCGAATTTTTCGGCCTGACTCCCGAGGACAAAACGCTGGCCCCCGGTCCGCTGGCCGCGAGCTTGAACCTCTATGCCCTGTCCGAGTGCCTCTATGCCGGGGCGGCCTTCCATACCCTGGAGACCTTCGACGTCGGCGACGCTCACGCAGCCATCAGCCACGACGGCATTACCCGCCTGGTCTTGGCGCCCACCATGCTGCGCCTCTTGAGCGAGCGCGGGCTGGCTGGAGGAGTGGACGCGTCGGGGGTGCGGAGCATCATCTGCGCGGGCTCGAAGCTCGACGCCCGCACGTTGGAGGCCGCCAGGCGGTGGGCGCCGAATGCGGCAATCTTCGAGTATTACGGAGCTTCGGAACTCAGTTTCGTTTCCGGAACGCGCCTTTCTGCAGGGGAGCTCCTTGACCCGGGGGGCACCGGCATCGGCGGGCCGTTTCCCGGCGTCGAACTCAAGATCATGGATGACGACGGCGCGGAGCAGCCCGAAGGGACCGACGGCAACATCTGTGTCCGCAGTGGGATGGTGAGCAACGGATACCTGTGGGGCGACGACGGGCAGGCGCTGCGCTGCTTTGACGGTTGGTACACGGTGGGGGACCAGGGCTACATGGATGCCGGAGTCCTGCATATCCTTGGCCGTCGATCGGACATGATCATCACGTCAGGGAAGAACGTCTATCCCCACGAGGTGGAGCTTGCCCTGGCATCGGTCCCCGGAGTTTCTGCCGCCGTCGCTGCGGGAATGGTCGACGACATTCGTGGCCAGCGGGTCGTGGCAGGAATCCTCCCCGCCTACGGCTCGGTGACGGCTACGCAGGTGAGGACGGGGCTGGATGGTTTGCTCGCCCGGGATAAGCGGCCCCTGCAGTACTTCACCTTGTCCGAATTGCCCGTGACGGACCGCGGAAAAGTCAGCCGGCAGATTCTGCTGGACTGGATTAAGACAACGATCCCCGGGCGAAACCCCTTGCTTAGCCGCGGGCCGGGCACGGGCCTGGATCCCTCCCGCCAGCCCGTGATCATTGCCGCCCTGCGGACGCCGGTCTGCCGTGCCCACGGACAACTGAAGTCGCTCCGGGCCGAGGATCTCCTGGCTCCGGTCCTGCGTTCGTTGCTGACATCCACCGGGGTTTCCGCCTCGGATGTCAGCGACGTCGTGATCGGCAATGCGGTAGGCGGTGGCGGCAACCTGGCCCGCTACGCCGCCCTGCAAGCGGGACTCCCGGTGGAGGTTCCCGGCCTGACCGTGGACAGGCAGTGTGGTTCCGGGCTCGATGCCATCGCCTTGGCGTCGAGGCTGGTGGCCGCCGGCGGCAACGGAGTCTATTTGGCCGGGGGAGTGGAGAGCATCAGCACTGCACCACTGCGTGCCAGGCGGAATCCAGACCCCGACGGCGAACCGGACTTCTACACGCGCGCCACTTTTGTGCCGCCCGGGTTCGGGGACCCGGATATGGGCGTGGCTGCGGAGAACGTGGCACGGAAGTGTGGCATCAGCCGCCAACGACAGGACGATTTCGCGTTGCGCAGCCATCAGCGCGCCGTCGCCGCCAGCGTAGCCGGCGCGTTCGTCCCGGAAATTGTTCCCTTGGAAGCAGGGGGTGCCGTGGTCCAAGCCGACGACGGTCCCCGGGCATCGCTGAGGCCCGGACTCATGGCGCGCTTTCCGGCCGCGTTCGTGCCGGGCGGCACTGTAACAGCCGGAAACTCGTGCTTCGACGCTGACGCGGCCTCCGCCGTCGTGATCACTTCACTGCAGCGGGCCCGGCAATTTGGCGCCGCCGACGGCCTGCTCGTGCTGGGGTGCGATACCGCAGGGGTGGATCCGGAACTGCTGGGTATCGGCGCTTCGGTGGCGGCCAAACGATTGCTGGCTGGGCTTGAGATTGAGCCGAAGAAACTCGACCTAGTGGAATTCAACGAGGCATTTGCCTCGCAGGCCCTCGCTTGCCTTGACGCGCTGGGTGTGGACCCGGAGCGGGCGAACCTCGACGGCGGGGCCCTGGCGCTGGGGCACGGCTATGGTGCGTCGGGGGCGGTTTTGGTCACGCGAATTCTGGCGCAAGCCCGCCGGATTGCCGAAGAGCAGCCAGGCCGGGAGAGCCTGGCGCTGGCGATGATCAGCATCGCAGGTGGAATGGGTACGGCGGCGATGTTCCGGTACGCCCTTCTGCAGGGAGCCTAGTCCTCCGCGTCGCCCAGGCCGCGCGCCGCCAGGGCATCGCCGGTCTGCCGCGCATAAGCCACGGTGGTGATGAACACCGGAAGGACCAGGGCGCGGGGATTGCGTTCCAGCCCCCGCGCGCGGGCCGAGTCGCGGACATCGGAGAATGCGCCGGCGATGAACGGAAGGCTGCGCAGCATGATGGCTATGGTCAGCGCAAAGCGCTCCGGGTCTGCCCCGAAACGCTTGAACGGCTTGGACAGTGCCACTACTCCGTCCAGCAATGCCTGCACCGGAGTCGTGGCCGTGAGGACGGACGAGGCGACCACGCAGACGAGCACATTGAGGACGATCCGCGCAGCGACAGGGCCGCCCAACTGCCACCATTGGAACGCGCCGATAACAAGAAGGATGGGCGTCACCAGCCACACGGAATGCACGAGGCGTTTGAACCCTGCACCGCTCAAGAGGAAGAACCCGCACATCACGGCCAGGACCACCGCCGAGACGAGCCAGTCGACAATCAGGAACGATGCCAAGCCGCAGCCCGCTACCAGCAGGAACTTCAGCCACAAGGGCGTGCGGTGGACGATCGAGTCACCCCGCACATAGTTGGGGATCAGGATCCCGCAGCCCGTCACGTCGTCCGCACCTTGCCGTTGAGGGATTCGGGTTCCGCTGGCGCGACCGCCTCGGCGCACAGCGCACGGTAGTGTTCGACGGCGTCGGCTGCTCCGCCGTCGAACACTATCCGTCCGCCGTCCACCACCAGGGCGCGCTCCGCTTCCAGCGCGAGGTCGAGATCATGGGTGGACATGATGATTTGCTGCTCGAGGCCCGCAAGCGTGCGCCGGAGCAACTCCCGATTGCGGAGGTCCAACAGCGTTGATGGCTCATCGAGAACCAGGACAGCAGGATTCACCGCGAGGACGGCGGCGAGGGCGAGCAATTGGCGTTCTCCACCGGAGAGTTCGTAGATGCTCTGATCGGCGAGATTCAGGAGGCCGAACCGGTCCAGGACAGCTTCGGCCCGGGCCGCACGCTCCTTGGAGTTCTTGATCGAACGCCGCAATGACAATTCAACATCTTCCCGGCCCGTCGGCATGACAAGCTGCGACAAAGGATCGGTGAAGACGAAACCCACTTGGCTGCGGACGTGGCGAACGTCTCCCACGCTGTCCGCGCCGTTGACGGCGACGGCACCTTCGCTCGGAGCCACCAAACCGTTGAGCAAGCGCAGCAAAGTGGATTTTCCCGAGCCATTGGCGCCAATGACAGCGATCCTCTGCTCGGTAAGTTCCAACGAGACGTCCTGCAGCAAGGTCTTGGGCGTGGGGCTGCCATCGACGGCAACACGCACGGAGACTTCGCTCAGAATGATGGTGTTCATGTACCGATTGTTCCCGCTCTATTTGACGCGGCGGACCAGGATGTCCGGGAATGCCTTGTGGAGGGCGACGGCGATGATCGCGGCAAGGATGTTCTTGATGGTGTCGCCGGGGTAGTAGGGCAGATCGGCCAGGAATGCCTTGGCGAAGTCGAACTTGCCATTGACCATGAAGCCAAGCACGCCGAGGCCGTGGATGAGGATAATGGTGCTGACCATGGCCGCTGCGAACAGGAGCACTGCACGGTACTTGACGGTCTTGCGAATCACTCGAGCCGCGAGCCAGCCGGCAGCAGCGGCAGCCAGCGGGAAGGCGATGATGTAACCGGCTGATGGTGTGGCCAAGATGCCAAGTCCGCTACGGCCTCCGCTGAAGATCGGCAGTCCAGCGAAACCCAGCAGGGTATAGAGCCCGACGGCGGCAAAGGCCCGGCCGCTGCCGAGCACGAGGCCGGTCAGCAACACGGCAAGCGTCTGCAGAGTGATCGGGACACCCAGGGCGCCGACCGGGATGCCAGGAATCATGGTGGACGCGGCCACCAAGGCCGCGAATACCGCGATGAGGCCGATGTCAGTAGACGTCCAGCGGGTACGGGGGGAGGTTCGTCGCGTAGCCGCGGTTTCGGTGCTGCTCATGGTGTGTCCTGTCTAATGCCTGGGGCCGAATGAATCCCCTGAAACCGACACTACAGAGCAGCCGGATACGGCATTTTGTAGGGTGTCCACGAGCAGCGCTGCAAGGCCTTGGGGCCAAGGTACAAAGGATGGCGCTGTTTGCGGCCTGAGCCGCTCTTGGCTAAGCCTCGACGTCCTCTTCCGTTGGGGTGAAGCCCGCGCGGTCCACCTTGCGGTGGTAATGCATGCCGGCCAGTCCGCCCACTACCGCAGCGACGAGGGTCACTGCTGCCACCACTACGGCGGCGATGATCCCGGTTGCGCTCAACTGTCCCTCATTCAGGGGAATCCTCGGGAAGCTGTTCACGTTGGCGAGGATATTGAACCGCTGTCCGGCGACCATGCCCAGCAATGCGACGAGGACGGCCACAATAATTGCCCAAAGCCAGACCATGAACCCCTGTCTGACGCCGTTGAACCGGGCCATTCGTCCGGCAACGTAGCCGCCACAATAATAGGAAACGAACAGGATCACCAAGAGCGAGATGATCCCTGCGATCCCTACAGGCTGAGATGCCCCTAGATTCACCGCATCACTGACGTTTGCGTTGTTTGCAAGTCCAACAGCAATCCCCGCCGCTGCGAGAAGGGCCACCAGTAGCACGGCCATCCCGGTTGCAGTCAGCCAGCCGAAGAAGGCGGAGCCAATCTTGATTCCGCCGAAGCGTTCTTTCTCGCGGGCAATAACGGTCTCACGGGTGGCTGCACGTGGGTCCGAAGCGGCGGGAACAACTGGATAGCTGCTCGTGTCGTCAACGTAGCCAGGGTTGTTTCCACGTACATCGTCAACGGCGTCACGCCGTGGTTCGACGGCGTCCGGGATTCCATCCTGGCCGCGGTTGCCTCGGACGTGCTTGCCGTCGGATCCTGTTGCACTGCTCATCGGGGGCCTCCCTCGCAATCGTCCAACCGGACTCATCTTCGGAGCCCCGCAATGCCGGCGCTCCCTACTGGGTCCTACCTTCACCTAACCACGCGCCAAAAATAGTAGCAAGGGTACTTACTATTCAGGGGTCATGACCGGACCAGCCTTAGCGCTGGCGAGGGTTAGACCCGGCGGGCGGTAGAATCGTAAAGGCCGTTTGTTCGGCCCTCCACTTCAGCTGCGCCTTGACCTCTGGTGCTGCGGGTGTTCCCCATTGAAAGGCATCCCCCGAATTGATTACCGTCCAGGAACTCGAACTGCGCGCCGGCGCCCGCCTGCTCATGGATCAGGTCAGCTTCCGCGTGGACAAGGGGGACAAGATCGGCCTGGTCGGCCGGAACGGTGCGGGCAAGACCACTCTTACCCGCGTCCTGGCCGGCGAGGGACTGCCTGCGGCAGGCAAGGTTGCCCGCAGTGGCGAGATTGGCTACTTGCCCCAGGATCCGCGGACCCCGGACATGGAACAGCTCGCACGCGACCGGATCCTTTCCGCCCGCGGACTCGACGTGGTGGTGGGCAAGCTGAAACAGGCACAAACGGACATGTCCAGCGAAGACGCCACCATCCAGCGCAAGGCCATGAACCGCTACGATCGCCTGGAAGCCGAGTTCCTCGCAGGAGGCGGATATGCCGCCGAGGCAGAAGCCGCGGCTATTTCCTCCAACCTGGCTCTTCCGGAGCGCCTCCTGAACCAGCCGCTCAAGACCCTCTCCGGTGGCCAGCGCCGCCGCGTGGAGCTGGCCCGGATCCTCTACTCCGACGCCGAAACCCTCCTCCTGGACGAACCCACCAACCACCTCGATGCCGACTCCATCACGTGGCTCCGCGACTTCCTCAAGGGTCACCAGGGCGGGCTGATTGTGATCAGCCACGACGTCGAGCTCCTCGAAGCCACAGTGAACAAGGTCTACCACCTGGATGCCAACCGGGCCCAGATTGATTTCTACAACATGGGCTGGAAGCGCTACCTGCAACAGCGCGAAACTGACGAACGCGCCCGCAAGCGCGAGCGAGCCAATGCCGAGAAGAAGGCCCAGGTCCTCATGGACCAGGCCAACAAGATGCGCGCCAAGGCCACCAAGGCCGTTGCAGCGCAGAACATGGCAAAGCGTGCCGAGCGGCTGCTTGGCGGCCTGGAAGCAGTCCGTGAGCATGACCGCGTGGCAGCCCTGCGGTTCCCGGATCCCGCTCCCTGTGGCAAGACTCCGCTCACGGCTGAGGGCTTGAGCAAGTCCTACGGCTCCCTGGAGATCTTCACGGATGTGGACCTCGCAATCGACCGCGGTTCCAAGGTGGTCATCCTAGGCCTCAACGGTGCGGGCAAGACCACTCTCCTGCGCATGCTTGCTGGAGTCGACAAGCCGGACACGGGCGAAATCGTCCCGGGCCATGGACTCAAGGTGGGCTACTACGCCCAGGAGCACGAAACCCTTGACCACGACCGCACCGTCCTGGAGAACATGCGTTCATCCGCCCCGGACATGAAGGACGCTGAGGTCCGTGGGATCCTCGGCTCGTTCCTGTTCTCGGGCGACGACGTCGACAAGCCGGCAGGCGTGCTTTCCGGTGGTGAGAAGACGCGACTCGCCCTCGCCACGATTGTGGCCTCAAGCGCGAACGTGCTGCTTCTGGACGAACCCACCAACAACCTTGACCCCGCCAGCCGCGCGGAGATCCTGGGCGCACTGCGAAACTATTCGGGCGCCGTCGTGCTCGTCAGCCACGATGAAGGCGCTGTGGAGGCGCTGAACCCGGAACGCGTGGTCCTGCTCCCGGACGGCGTCGAGGACCACTGGAACGAAGACTACCTGGACCTCATCACCCTCGCTTAGGATCACCCGCGCTAAGGGGACCGCCTCAGGGCATTTCCCACGGCACGGAAGCAAGGGGCCGGCCGAGTTCGATGTAGCTCTTCAGATTGGACAGGACGGCCGACCAACCCCGGCTCGCAATGGCTAGTTGCTCGTCGTCGGCGATGTTCCTGTGGTGGACGGTAAGCCTGGCAATGCCGTCATGTGACTCAATGGTGAACGTGACCACGTCCGGCTTCCCAACTTCGGGAACCGTCGGATCTTCCCAGGTGTTCACGAGCCGCATGGGCGGCGTTGCCTCCAGGACCGTGCCTACGACGTCCGCGATACCGGAACCATCCGTGCGCTGGTGCTCCCAGCGTGAACCTGCTTTCCAGTCCGACACATTGGCGTGGCCCCAGTATTCAGCGGTCTGGGCGGCATCCGTCAACGCCGTCCAGATCCGGTCCGGGGTTCCTTCGATGTACGTGACGTACGTGTATTCAGCCATGCCAACCAGCCTAGCTGCTGGCGGTAGCGGATCAACCGTCCGGCGGGATCAAGAGCCCAGCGGACCTGCAACTCAGCGGACCTGCAAGGGCTGCGCGGCCGTGATCCGTTGGAGCTCGCTGTAGCTGATGGAAAACATCGAGTTATTGTCGCCCGCGCCTGCCCAAAGGAGCGGATACTGCTGGAGGGATATGTCGAGGATGGTGCGTATGGGCTGTGGGTGGCCGACGGGGGCCACCCCGCCGATGGCCTGGCCCGTGTGCTCCAGGACGAAGTCCGGGCTTGCCCGGCGGATCCTGGCCGTACCCAAGGTTGCCGCCACCAAGGCTGTGTCCACCTTCGCGGCTCCGCTCGCGAGAATCAGCAGGGGAGCGCCGTCGAGCTCGAAGACCAAGCTGTTGGCGATCGCCGCTACATCGCAGCCCAGCAGGGAAGCCGCGGCGGCGGCCGTCGGGACGTCGTCCTCGAAAGTGCGCACCGTGTCCTGGGCACCGGCAGCGGTCAACGCGGACTTCACGTTCAGGACGGGGGCGGGGATCTCCTCAGTAGCCTTGGGCATCCAGGATCGCGTCTTCCTGTTCTTCGGCCGTTGGCCGCTTTGACTTCCGTGGCGCGGGGGCCTTGCGACGAGGCATCGCACTGATTTCTTCTTCCTCGTCTTCGGCATCAATCCGGGCATTGCGCGCCTGTTGCCTTGCCGCATAGCCGAAGCCGACGAACATGAGCACGCCGAAGGCAAACCACTGCAGGGAATAGGAAAGGTGGGTGCCCTCGTCCGTGGCCGGCTTGGGGAACGGCGCGGGCATTGGCTGGACAGCAGGCGATTCCGTGGCCAGCCGCCCATAGGCCCCGGTCAAGATGGGGTAGCCAAGCTCTCCGGCGTAGGAAGGGAGATCGATGGATGCCAGTTGGCCGTCGACGGCGCCGCGGTCCAGCTTCGGTTCCGAGGCCTTCAAGCGCGCGACGACGGTGACCTCGCCGGCCGGCGGGGCAGGGATGCTGTCAGGGTGGCCGGGAGTCTTGTTTCCGATGGGGAGCCACCCGCGGTCAACCACTACAGCCTCGCCGCTCGTCAAGCGGAACGGGACCACCACTTCGTATCCGGGCTGGCCGTTGAGAGGCCGGTTGCGCACAACGCGTTGGCTCGACACGTCATAGCTTCCGCGCAGCTCCACCTGCGTCCATTCCCGCTCCGGGTCCAAGGACTGGAACTCCGCCTTGGCGGCGGAGAACGGAAGGGGGATGGCCGAATAATTACTGACAACACGGTTGATTTCCGCCAACGTTTCGGCTCGGCGATCCATTTGCCAACGACCCAGGAAAACGCAGCCCGCAGCAAAGATCACGGCCAAGACGAAGTAGCCCAGCCACTTGCTGGAAAAAAGAAAGCGGTACATTCAGCGAGCCTCGCCTGGGTCTGTGGTCTTCTCGAAGGGTATCGTCTCTTTCCACAGGCCGCGGGTCTGCAGGTAGTCCTCCAGCCATTCCCGGTGCTCCTGGCAGGCAAGCCACACCTTGCGGCGATCGGGAGTATGGATGCGCGGGTTGTTCCACAAGAGCTGCCACGTGGCCTCTGCGCGGCAGGCCTTGCGCGAGCACACCGCGGCGAGTGAGTCGCGCTGACCGGCTTGCTGCTCTTTCTCGAGGCCAAGGCCGCCCATTGTGAAGATGTTCATGAAGCCGCCTGTTCTTCCCCGCTATGCGGATATTTGAGTTCGCCGCTGCCGACGATGCCTTCCGTTTCCGGGCGGGAATCGTCCTGGTGCGTGGCGTCGTCGTCGATCAGTTCACCTTCCAACACCGTCGCAGTCGCCGCGTACGACTCCGGTTCTGTCTCAGGTGACGCTTCCAGCTCGACCGCCGGCACGTAATCCAATAAAGCATCACTGTGGATTTCGGCCTTGTCGCTGCCGTTGGCGATCACAACAGCGATCCAAGGCAAGAACACGGCCCCGGCAACGGCGATGATCTTGAACCAGCCATCAACCACGAAAATGAGGATGATGCACACCATGCGGATACCCATGGCCACCGCGTACTTGATCATTCGTTCGCGCATATCGTCCGAATGGGCAGAGGCGGCATCGGTAATGCTGTGCACCACGGGGTCACCTGAAACGGCGTCCGGGTCCCCGGGCGCCTGCTGCAGGGGACTACTATCTCTTGTCACGGCTGATTCATCACGCTCCAACGGCTTCCCTCAATTCTCTCACCATGGAACCGGCCGCCCAAACCGCGCCGAGGGCAGCCACCCGCTGCAGAGGGCTCCCGGCGGCTAAGATCGATCCAGGAAATCACCCTTTTTCAAGCGGCACTGTGCTGCCGCGGAACTCTGGAGAACAGCATGTCTGAAGCAGTATCAACCGCTCGCAGTGTCCTCATCACGGGCGGAAACCGCGGCATCGGCCTGGCAATCGCAGAGTCATTCCTGGCCAACGGCGACAAAGTTGCCGTGACCTACCGCAGCGAAACGCCCCTTCCCGAAGGCATCCTCGGCGTCAAAGCCGATGTGACGGACGAGGCTTCCCTTGACGCGGCATTCAAGGAAGTTGAGGCTGCCCACGGTCCCGTTGAGGTCTTGGTGGCCAACGCAGGGATCACCAAGGATACGCTCCTCTTGCGCATGAGCGAGGACGACTTCACCTCTGTCATCGATACCAATCTGACCGGTGCCTTCCGTGTCATCAAGCGGGCGTCCAAAGGCATGATCCGCCTTCGCAAGGGACGCGTCGTGCTGATCTCCTCCGTCTCGGGTCTCTACGGCGCCCCGGGGCAGATCAATTACTCGGCCTCGAAGGCAGGCATGGTGGGGATCGCCCGTTCCCTGACCCGCGAACTTGGCAGTCGAGGCATCACGGCAAACGTAGTGGCCCCGGGCTTCATCAACACCGACATGACCGCCGAGCTTCCTGAAGAAACCCAGAAGGCCTACTTGGCCAGTGTTCCAGCCGGCCGCTTCGCCGAAGCGTCCGAGGTCGCCAACGTGGTCCGTTGGCTTGCAAGCGACGAGGCCGCTTATATTTCCGGAGCAGTTATCCCGGTTGACGGCGGCTTGGGTATGGGCCACTAGGTCCTTCCTTGCGGCGGCAGGGTGTGTTGGCGAAAACGCAAAACACGTCCACTGGTTCTTGTGGGGAACCCACAGACGGAATGAGGAAGCCCGCTGGCATGATTGACTCAGGACTAATAGAACTTGGATGTTTAAACAAAGGAGCACGAATGGGACTGCTGGACAACAAGACGGCAATCGTCACCGGTTCTTCACGCGGCATCGGCGCTGAAGT
Proteins encoded:
- the sufC gene encoding Fe-S cluster assembly ATPase SufC; translation: MSTLEIKDLHVSIETEQGTKEILKGVSLTIKTGETHAIMGPNGSGKSTLASTIAGHPRYNVTRGTITLDGEDVLAMSVDQRARAGVFLAMQYPVEVPGVTMTNFLRTAKTAIDGVAPALRTWTKDVKAAMQLLRIDADFAQRNVNEGFSGGEKKRVEILQLELFKPKFAVLDETDSGLDVDALKVVSEGVNRAHATGNMGTLLITHYTRILRYIKPDFVHVFVDGQVVEEGGPELADRLEEEGYDRYATGAGAATIAAAAAAQA
- a CDS encoding metal-sulfur cluster assembly factor, translating into MTEINAARTSLEDVEEALKDVIDPELGVNVVDLGLLYGLKYSEEDGALLIDMTLTTAACPLTDVLEEQVGQSLDGIVDDWRLNWVWMPPWGPERITDDGKDQMRALGFNI
- a CDS encoding thiolase family protein — protein: MLSRGPGTGLDPSRQPVIIAALRTPVCRAHGQLKSLRAEDLLAPVLRSLLTSTGVSASDVSDVVIGNAVGGGGNLARYAALQAGLPVEVPGLTVDRQCGSGLDAIALASRLVAAGGNGVYLAGGVESISTAPLRARRNPDPDGEPDFYTRATFVPPGFGDPDMGVAAENVARKCGISRQRQDDFALRSHQRAVAASVAGAFVPEIVPLEAGGAVVQADDGPRASLRPGLMARFPAAFVPGGTVTAGNSCFDADAASAVVITSLQRARQFGAADGLLVLGCDTAGVDPELLGIGASVAAKRLLAGLEIEPKKLDLVEFNEAFASQALACLDALGVDPERANLDGGALALGHGYGASGAVLVTRILAQARRIAEEQPGRESLALAMISIAGGMGTAAMFRYALLQGA
- a CDS encoding energy-coupling factor transporter transmembrane component T family protein, with the protein product MTGCGILIPNYVRGDSIVHRTPLWLKFLLVAGCGLASFLIVDWLVSAVVLAVMCGFFLLSGAGFKRLVHSVWLVTPILLVIGAFQWWQLGGPVAARIVLNVLVCVVASSVLTATTPVQALLDGVVALSKPFKRFGADPERFALTIAIMLRSLPFIAGAFSDVRDSARARGLERNPRALVLPVFITTVAYARQTGDALAARGLGDAED
- a CDS encoding energy-coupling factor ABC transporter ATP-binding protein, whose product is MNTIILSEVSVRVAVDGSPTPKTLLQDVSLELTEQRIAVIGANGSGKSTLLRLLNGLVAPSEGAVAVNGADSVGDVRHVRSQVGFVFTDPLSQLVMPTGREDVELSLRRSIKNSKERAARAEAVLDRFGLLNLADQSIYELSGGERQLLALAAVLAVNPAVLVLDEPSTLLDLRNRELLRRTLAGLEQQIIMSTHDLDLALEAERALVVDGGRIVFDGGAADAVEHYRALCAEAVAPAEPESLNGKVRTT
- a CDS encoding biotin transporter BioY → MSSTETAATRRTSPRTRWTSTDIGLIAVFAALVAASTMIPGIPVGALGVPITLQTLAVLLTGLVLGSGRAFAAVGLYTLLGFAGLPIFSGGRSGLGILATPSAGYIIAFPLAAAAAGWLAARVIRKTVKYRAVLLFAAAMVSTIILIHGLGVLGFMVNGKFDFAKAFLADLPYYPGDTIKNILAAIIAVALHKAFPDILVRRVK
- a CDS encoding ABC-F family ATP-binding cassette domain-containing protein; amino-acid sequence: MITVQELELRAGARLLMDQVSFRVDKGDKIGLVGRNGAGKTTLTRVLAGEGLPAAGKVARSGEIGYLPQDPRTPDMEQLARDRILSARGLDVVVGKLKQAQTDMSSEDATIQRKAMNRYDRLEAEFLAGGGYAAEAEAAAISSNLALPERLLNQPLKTLSGGQRRRVELARILYSDAETLLLDEPTNHLDADSITWLRDFLKGHQGGLIVISHDVELLEATVNKVYHLDANRAQIDFYNMGWKRYLQQRETDERARKRERANAEKKAQVLMDQANKMRAKATKAVAAQNMAKRAERLLGGLEAVREHDRVAALRFPDPAPCGKTPLTAEGLSKSYGSLEIFTDVDLAIDRGSKVVILGLNGAGKTTLLRMLAGVDKPDTGEIVPGHGLKVGYYAQEHETLDHDRTVLENMRSSAPDMKDAEVRGILGSFLFSGDDVDKPAGVLSGGEKTRLALATIVASSANVLLLDEPTNNLDPASRAEILGALRNYSGAVVLVSHDEGAVEALNPERVVLLPDGVEDHWNEDYLDLITLA
- a CDS encoding SRPBCC domain-containing protein, which gives rise to MAEYTYVTYIEGTPDRIWTALTDAAQTAEYWGHANVSDWKAGSRWEHQRTDGSGIADVVGTVLEATPPMRLVNTWEDPTVPEVGKPDVVTFTIESHDGIARLTVHHRNIADDEQLAIASRGWSAVLSNLKSYIELGRPLASVPWEMP
- a CDS encoding YbaK/EbsC family protein, producing MPKATEEIPAPVLNVKSALTAAGAQDTVRTFEDDVPTAAAAASLLGCDVAAIANSLVFELDGAPLLILASGAAKVDTALVAATLGTARIRRASPDFVLEHTGQAIGGVAPVGHPQPIRTILDISLQQYPLLWAGAGDNNSMFSISYSELQRITAAQPLQVR
- a CDS encoding SURF1 family cytochrome oxidase biogenesis protein — translated: MYRFLFSSKWLGYFVLAVIFAAGCVFLGRWQMDRRAETLAEINRVVSNYSAIPLPFSAAKAEFQSLDPEREWTQVELRGSYDVSSQRVVRNRPLNGQPGYEVVVPFRLTSGEAVVVDRGWLPIGNKTPGHPDSIPAPPAGEVTVVARLKASEPKLDRGAVDGQLASIDLPSYAGELGYPILTGAYGRLATESPAVQPMPAPFPKPATDEGTHLSYSLQWFAFGVLMFVGFGYAARQQARNARIDAEDEEEEISAMPRRKAPAPRKSKRPTAEEQEDAILDAQGY
- a CDS encoding DUF3099 domain-containing protein; this encodes MERDESAVTRDSSPLQQAPGDPDAVSGDPVVHSITDAASAHSDDMRERMIKYAVAMGIRMVCIILIFVVDGWFKIIAVAGAVFLPWIAVVIANGSDKAEIHSDALLDYVPAVELEASPETEPESYAATATVLEGELIDDDATHQDDSRPETEGIVGSGELKYPHSGEEQAAS
- a CDS encoding beta-ketoacyl-ACP reductase, yielding MSEAVSTARSVLITGGNRGIGLAIAESFLANGDKVAVTYRSETPLPEGILGVKADVTDEASLDAAFKEVEAAHGPVEVLVANAGITKDTLLLRMSEDDFTSVIDTNLTGAFRVIKRASKGMIRLRKGRVVLISSVSGLYGAPGQINYSASKAGMVGIARSLTRELGSRGITANVVAPGFINTDMTAELPEETQKAYLASVPAGRFAEASEVANVVRWLASDEAAYISGAVIPVDGGLGMGH